One Miscanthus floridulus cultivar M001 chromosome 11, ASM1932011v1, whole genome shotgun sequence DNA window includes the following coding sequences:
- the LOC136494119 gene encoding putative E3 ubiquitin-protein ligase RING1b, translating into MPAKKRRFPSPPSKPHGDVAAPSPTSDAAAGGGVVEGIGGRPPLPSRGAARPRLTDPDPEPQGGLEDDSDAEGDGGADDADSESSQSDHGGTDEYMLVKLADIRKEVQCPICLGIIRKTRTVMECLHRFCRDCIDKSMRLGNNECPACRTHCASRRSLRDDPKYDALIAALYPDIDKYEEEEFAFSEQEMIRNKKIQEAIEETFRRQSDAIGKKRSMAKATATAFARKYRRTRGRVRTITPDIAPTGSAEEDREEENAKETTREQSSADDHSPVLRQKRCRKRSGPQGSPAGTIGSIDHSFEENDQLVGGKEILATSPLRGEMLAWGKNGTRSQNRHGSVGSNGRIGWSGRIAKLVDHLHTADEMDKEFQLYLVLLPVDGQTIPNLEKPYLSCRPTLSIQHVVQFVALQLSWKVEELEMYIRMDRHCVSVGSNNSSTDEAKPCPFDGLERLREDKLLSELHPSFASSNGNMVLRYALKTRDL; encoded by the exons ATGCCCGCGAAGAAGCGCCGGTTCCCATCGCCGCCTTCGAAACCCCACGGCGACGTGGCGGCTCCCAGTCCCACCTCTGATGCCGCCGCCGGCGGAGGCGTAGTTGAAGGAATTGGAGGGCGCCCGCCGTTGCCGAGCAGGGGCGCCGCCAGGCCGAGGTTGACTGACCCGGACCCGGAGCCGCAGGGCGGACTCGAAGACG ATTCGGACGCGGAGGGTGACGGCGGCGCGGACGACGCCGACAGTGAGTCCTCGCAGAGCGACCACGGCGGGACCGACGA GTATATGCTAGTGAAATTAGCAGATATACGGAAGGAGGTTCAGTGCCCTATCTGCTTAG GCATTATCCGGAAGACAAGGACAGTTATGGAATGTTTGCACCGGTTCTGTAGAGACTGCATTGACAAATCTATGCGACTAGG AAATAACGAATGCCCAGCGTGTCGCACTCATTGTGCAAGCAGACGTTCTTTGAGGGACGATCCTAAGTATGATGCGCTGATTGCAGCCTTGTATCCAGATATTGATAAGTATGAGGAAGAG GAATTTGCTTTCAGTGAGCAGGAGATGATTCGGAATAAAAAG ATACAAGAAGCCATCGAGGAAACATTCCGAAGACAGTCCGATGCAATTGGTAAGAAACGTTCTATGGCAAAAGCAACTGCAACTGCCTTTGCAAGGAAGTACAGGAGAACACGGGGGAGAGTTAGAACCATTACCCCTGATATCGCCCCTACTGGCTCTGCTGAGGAGGATAGAGAAGAAGAAAATGCCAAAGAGACCACCAGAGAGCAATCTTCTGCTGATGATCATTCTCCAGTTTTAAGACAGAAAAGATGCAGGAAGAGATCTGGACCACAAGGATCGCCTGCTGGAACCATTGGCAGTATCGACCACAGCTTTGAGGAGAATGATCAATTAGTTGGTGGTAAAGAAATTTTAGCCACCTCTCCATTGCGGGGGGAGATGCTTGCATGGGGGAAGAATGGTACACGGAGCCAAAATCGACACGGCAGTGTTGGTTCAAATGGCAGGATTGGATGGAGTGGACGCATTGCAAAATTGGTGGATCACCTCCATACTGCTGATGAAATGGATAAAGAG TTCCAGCTGTATCTTGTTCTCCTTCCTGTCGACGGACAAACCATACCTAACTTGGAAAAGCCTTATCTAAGTTGTCGACCAACCTTGTCCATTCAACATGTTGTACAG TTCGTTGCTCTTCAATTATCTTGGAAAGTCGAAGAACTTGAGATGTACATAAGGATGGACCGCCACTGTGTAAGTGTTGGCTCGAATAATTCCAGTACAGATGAAGCAAAACCATGCCCATTTGATGGCTTGGAAAGACTGAGGGAAGATAAACTTCTGTCGGAGCTTCATCCTTCGTTTGCCTCTAGCAACGGTAACATG GTGTTGCGATATGCTTTGAAAACTCGAGACTTATGA